In one window of Nocardioides panacisoli DNA:
- a CDS encoding TetR/AcrR family transcriptional regulator: MTRQPVPAAAPSRPTSRRKREAVLAAAEEAFLGGDYGAVTIDDIAERSGVAKQTVYAYFGSKQGLFLELVTTMTTETGDRVDAERLEVTSAADVPPALTALLDRQLAAVLTPRIVQLRRLVIGEAHRFPDLAHALAHHGPSRAIESLATHLADLDRRGLLAVPDAPTSAGFLNWLVMGGPINEAMFHGAEALPAAAARTEHVRRAVDLFVAAHRP, encoded by the coding sequence ATGACGCGTCAACCCGTCCCCGCTGCGGCACCATCGCGCCCCACCTCTCGCCGCAAGCGCGAGGCCGTGCTCGCCGCCGCGGAGGAGGCATTCCTCGGGGGCGACTACGGGGCCGTCACCATCGACGACATCGCCGAGCGCTCAGGCGTGGCGAAGCAGACGGTCTACGCCTACTTCGGCAGCAAGCAGGGGTTGTTCCTCGAGCTGGTCACGACGATGACCACCGAGACCGGCGATCGGGTCGACGCCGAGCGCCTGGAGGTCACGTCCGCAGCAGACGTGCCCCCGGCCCTGACCGCCCTGCTGGACCGGCAGCTCGCCGCGGTCCTGACGCCGCGGATCGTGCAGCTGCGGCGCCTGGTGATCGGCGAGGCCCACCGGTTCCCCGACCTCGCGCACGCCCTCGCGCACCACGGCCCGTCTCGGGCGATCGAGTCCCTCGCCACGCACCTCGCCGACCTCGACCGGCGCGGCCTCCTCGCGGTGCCGGACGCCCCGACCTCCGCCGGCTTCCTCAACTGGCTGGTGATGGGTGGACCGATCAACGAGGCGATGTTCCACGGGGCGGAGGCCCTCCCCGCCGCCGCTGCGCGGACCGAGCACGTGCGTCGCGCGGTCGACCTGTTCGTCGCTGCCCACCGACCGTGA
- a CDS encoding DUF1501 domain-containing protein, which translates to MTDHPTDAGGSCGCPEYAALSRRGLLRGALLGGSTTAMVGTAFMETSYAATRSAPQVLVVLSMRGAVDGMSLVVPHGDPVYAAARPTIAVPGEQLLASDGFFGLHPHLAPLLPLWDAGRVAAVHATGLPTPNRSHFAAMEAVEDADPGTTDRVGWLNRLVGRDRAAHPLRGVQLGSATVPTSLLGPRPVTAARTIEDMRLLGDEPGPGSRTRSIATTWGDAPGPLGDGARRALEVVDAFTPVREGDPAPRHRAAYPENSSLGLALAAAARTIRGDLGAEIITIDHGSWDHHDNLGTLAWGRMQEMTTEFATALAAFFTDLGPLAERVTVVTLSEFGRRTKENDNYGLDHGHGNVMLLLGAGVRGGYYGTWPGLTDSVEDDLLVTTDYRSVLSEVISHRLGASPAAIFPRFSPEPIGAVRAT; encoded by the coding sequence GTGACCGACCACCCGACCGACGCCGGCGGATCCTGCGGCTGCCCGGAGTACGCCGCCCTCTCCCGCCGCGGACTGCTGCGCGGGGCACTGCTCGGCGGGTCGACGACGGCGATGGTCGGCACCGCCTTCATGGAGACCTCCTACGCCGCCACGCGCTCGGCCCCACAGGTGCTGGTCGTGCTCTCGATGCGGGGCGCCGTGGACGGGATGAGCCTGGTCGTGCCGCACGGCGACCCCGTGTACGCCGCCGCCCGGCCCACGATCGCCGTGCCGGGCGAGCAGCTGCTGGCTTCCGACGGCTTCTTCGGGCTGCACCCCCACCTCGCACCGCTGCTGCCGCTGTGGGACGCCGGCCGGGTGGCCGCCGTCCACGCCACCGGGCTGCCCACGCCCAACCGGTCCCACTTCGCGGCGATGGAGGCCGTCGAGGACGCCGACCCCGGCACCACCGACCGGGTCGGCTGGCTCAACCGGCTGGTGGGTCGCGACCGCGCGGCCCATCCGCTGCGCGGGGTCCAGCTCGGCTCGGCGACCGTGCCGACCTCGCTGCTCGGGCCGCGTCCGGTCACCGCGGCGCGCACCATCGAGGACATGCGGCTCCTGGGCGACGAGCCCGGGCCGGGGAGCCGGACCCGGTCGATCGCCACGACCTGGGGTGATGCCCCGGGGCCGCTCGGCGACGGCGCGCGGCGGGCGTTGGAGGTGGTCGACGCCTTCACCCCCGTGCGGGAGGGCGACCCCGCGCCGCGGCACCGGGCGGCGTACCCGGAGAACTCGAGCCTGGGCCTCGCGCTGGCCGCGGCAGCACGCACCATCCGCGGGGACCTGGGGGCGGAGATCATCACCATCGACCACGGCTCGTGGGACCATCACGACAATCTCGGCACGCTGGCGTGGGGGCGCATGCAGGAGATGACGACGGAGTTCGCGACCGCGCTGGCGGCGTTCTTCACCGACCTGGGGCCGCTCGCGGAACGCGTCACCGTGGTGACGCTCTCGGAGTTCGGCCGCCGCACCAAGGAGAACGACAACTACGGGCTCGACCACGGCCACGGCAACGTGATGCTGCTGCTGGGCGCCGGCGTGCGGGGTGGCTACTACGGCACCTGGCCGGGGCTGACCGACAGTGTCGAGGACGACCTGCTCGTCACCACCGACTACCGCAGTGTGCTCTCGGAGGTCATCAGCCATCGGCTCGGTGCCTCGCCGGCCGCGATCTTCCCGCGCTTCTCGCCCGAGCCGATCGGCGCGGTGCGGGCGACCTGA
- a CDS encoding SRPBCC family protein — translation MKISRSVATTASPDAVYAYLSDFTTTNEWDPGTVETTRASGDGGVGTTYDNVSEFNGRRTELTYEVVDLDPGRRIELHGEGKSATAVDVMEIEPTEHGCRVTYTADIRLKGVLRLAEPFIRGAFTKLGDEAEVGLRDALEKL, via the coding sequence ATGAAGATCAGCCGATCGGTCGCGACGACCGCGAGCCCCGACGCCGTCTACGCCTACCTCAGCGACTTCACCACCACCAACGAGTGGGACCCCGGGACGGTGGAGACCACCCGGGCCTCCGGCGACGGCGGTGTGGGGACGACCTACGACAACGTCTCGGAGTTCAACGGACGCCGCACCGAGCTCACCTACGAGGTCGTCGACCTCGACCCCGGCCGGCGCATCGAGCTCCACGGTGAGGGCAAGAGCGCCACCGCCGTGGACGTGATGGAGATCGAGCCGACCGAGCACGGCTGCCGCGTCACCTACACCGCCGACATCCGCCTCAAGGGCGTGCTGCGGCTGGCCGAGCCGTTCATCCGCGGCGCCTTCACCAAGCTCGGCGACGAGGCTGAGGTCGGCCTGCGGGACGCGCTCGAGAAGCTCTGA
- a CDS encoding alpha/beta fold hydrolase gives MPRSHRDVPAHAASADGTLLAHEIVGEGPPLVHVTGAICSRRFPPVVKDVATFATAFRVVTYDRRGRGDSGDTAPWSVEREVEDIEAMIDAVGGTAYLHGHSSGAVLALHAAARLGDKVRGVVLYDAPWAGDAAQRAEYAVLCDRVEALLDRGRHAAALRCFLVGIGMPRAFVALLPLMPGWRRMRALAPTLRYDMALTADLPPVDVASSVRVPVHVVVGERSPAELHTVAATLTSAIPDATTAVLPGQDHLVDAKVLLPELVERFRDPVE, from the coding sequence GTGCCCCGATCCCACCGCGACGTCCCCGCCCATGCAGCGTCCGCGGACGGCACGCTGCTGGCCCACGAGATCGTGGGGGAGGGGCCGCCCCTGGTCCACGTCACCGGTGCCATCTGCTCGCGGCGCTTCCCACCGGTCGTCAAGGACGTCGCCACCTTCGCGACGGCGTTCCGGGTGGTCACCTACGACCGCCGCGGTCGCGGAGACTCCGGGGACACCGCGCCGTGGTCGGTCGAGCGGGAGGTCGAGGACATCGAGGCGATGATCGATGCCGTCGGCGGCACCGCCTACCTGCACGGCCACTCCTCGGGCGCCGTCCTCGCGCTGCACGCCGCCGCCCGGTTGGGGGACAAGGTCCGCGGCGTGGTGCTCTACGACGCCCCGTGGGCCGGCGACGCCGCCCAGCGCGCGGAGTACGCCGTCCTGTGCGACCGCGTGGAGGCGCTCCTGGACCGGGGTCGCCACGCCGCGGCGCTGCGGTGCTTCCTGGTCGGGATCGGCATGCCGCGCGCCTTCGTCGCGCTGTTGCCGTTGATGCCCGGGTGGCGCCGGATGCGGGCCCTGGCGCCGACGCTGCGCTACGACATGGCGCTCACCGCCGACCTGCCGCCCGTCGACGTGGCCTCCTCGGTCCGGGTGCCGGTGCACGTCGTGGTCGGTGAGCGCAGCCCGGCCGAGCTCCACACGGTCGCCGCGACGCTGACGTCGGCGATCCCGGACGCCACCACCGCCGTGCTGCCGGGCCAGGACCACCTGGTCGATGCGAAGGTGCTCCTCCCCGAGCTGGTGGAGCGGTTCCGCGACCCGGTCGAGTGA
- a CDS encoding DUF1800 domain-containing protein, with translation MLPAEPSRRRALTRRGFGVAAAGTAVVAGSVLERAEAGPYRPHSHVATAVPDPATRHALTRFSYGWTPELQERVERAGGFRAWFEAQLTDDATDADDEWYAATAAWWPTVTASHTELADRVRSGDLPSFWHVDIDYQRWALARRIHGEQQVWEMMAEFWEHHFHVPAEGLVGPHRPAYGRELRRLALGRFDELLAAAILHPAMALYLSNANSLKDAPNEDLGRELLELHTVGRGHYDEADVRASALLLTGHRVDKWRTWDHAYDPASHWTGAVRVMDFTHDNAEADGTAAVSAYLRHLARHPATAERIARKLAVRFIGDEPSAAVVARLAETYLDHDTAIAPVLRVLVDTGEFRAADQAKVRTSDEDVVATYRALGARLAAPISDASAAQGTVWQAKDLGNYPFGWGTPDGRPDDGLAWSSTARFLASLDLHQQMAARAWPTEAITHREPTSWLPERALRFGALVDHLSRTLLGLRSTSVLLRAACEATGCEPSTIITADHRVADEGMPLLLTVLLDSPAHMER, from the coding sequence ATGCTCCCTGCCGAACCCTCCCGGCGCCGGGCCTTGACCCGGCGCGGGTTCGGCGTGGCCGCGGCCGGCACGGCCGTCGTCGCCGGGAGCGTCCTCGAACGGGCCGAGGCCGGGCCCTACCGTCCCCACTCCCACGTCGCCACGGCGGTCCCGGACCCCGCCACGCGCCACGCGCTCACCCGCTTCAGCTACGGCTGGACGCCCGAACTGCAGGAGCGCGTGGAGCGCGCCGGCGGGTTCCGTGCGTGGTTCGAGGCGCAGCTGACCGACGACGCGACCGACGCCGACGACGAGTGGTACGCCGCCACCGCCGCCTGGTGGCCCACCGTCACCGCCTCGCACACCGAGCTCGCCGACCGGGTCCGCAGCGGGGACCTCCCCTCCTTCTGGCACGTCGACATCGACTACCAGCGGTGGGCGCTGGCGCGACGCATCCACGGCGAGCAGCAGGTCTGGGAGATGATGGCGGAGTTCTGGGAGCACCACTTCCACGTGCCCGCCGAGGGCCTCGTCGGGCCCCACCGGCCGGCGTACGGCCGGGAGCTGCGGCGGCTCGCCCTCGGGCGGTTCGACGAGCTGCTGGCGGCCGCGATCCTGCACCCGGCGATGGCGCTCTACCTGAGCAACGCCAACTCGCTCAAGGACGCGCCGAACGAGGACCTCGGCCGCGAGCTGCTCGAGCTGCACACCGTCGGCCGGGGGCACTACGACGAGGCGGACGTCCGGGCCTCGGCGCTGCTGCTGACCGGCCACCGCGTCGACAAGTGGCGCACGTGGGACCACGCCTACGACCCGGCGAGCCACTGGACCGGTGCGGTGCGGGTCATGGACTTCACCCACGACAACGCCGAGGCCGACGGCACCGCGGCGGTGTCGGCGTACCTGCGCCACCTGGCGCGACACCCGGCGACGGCCGAGCGGATCGCCCGCAAGCTGGCGGTGCGGTTCATCGGCGACGAGCCGTCCGCGGCGGTGGTGGCGCGCCTCGCGGAGACCTACCTCGACCACGACACCGCGATCGCACCGGTGCTGCGGGTGCTGGTCGACACCGGGGAGTTCCGCGCCGCCGATCAGGCCAAGGTCCGCACCTCCGACGAGGACGTGGTCGCCACCTACCGTGCCCTCGGCGCCCGCCTGGCGGCGCCGATCAGCGACGCCTCCGCCGCGCAGGGAACGGTGTGGCAGGCCAAGGACCTCGGCAACTACCCCTTCGGCTGGGGGACGCCGGACGGCCGGCCGGACGACGGGCTCGCCTGGTCCTCCACGGCACGGTTCCTCGCCTCGCTGGACCTGCACCAGCAGATGGCGGCCCGGGCATGGCCCACCGAGGCGATCACCCACCGGGAGCCGACGTCGTGGCTGCCCGAGCGGGCCCTGCGCTTCGGTGCGCTGGTCGACCACCTGTCGCGGACCCTGCTCGGTCTCCGGTCGACGTCGGTGCTGCTGCGTGCGGCGTGTGAGGCGACCGGGTGCGAGCCGTCGACGATCATCACCGCCGACCACCGGGTGGCGGACGAGGGGATGCCGCTGCTGCTGACCGTGCTCCTCGACTCCCCCGCCCACATGGAGCGGTGA
- a CDS encoding DUF1501 domain-containing protein: protein MSHETTDHATDHATDNATGDACGCPEYAALSRRGLLRGTLLAGGVAGASASAMFGSAFMETSYAATRSAPRVLVVLSMRGAVDGMSLVVPHGDPVYAKARPRIAIPGESLLAANGFFGLHPEMAPLLPLWQSGKVAAVHATGLPVPNRSHFAAMEEVEDADPGTTRRVGWLNRLVGRDSYEHPLQAIQLGAAAPPTSLIGPSHVAAVQQIKDMKLSGHDKWDTKNRRPRSMNTMWRRTGGPLGAGARRALRAVDDFAPVRNGAATPRNGASYPGNSSLGDALAAAARTIRGDVGAEVITIDHGSWDHHDNLGTLAWGQMQSMTREFSQALAAFFTDLGGLASKVTVVTLSEFGRRTRENANYGLDHGHGNVMLLLGAGVKGGYYGTWPGLTNTADADLLVTTDYRSVLAEVITQRLGASPAAVFPRFSPTPVGAVLSR from the coding sequence ATGTCCCACGAGACCACCGACCACGCCACCGACCACGCCACCGACAACGCCACCGGCGACGCCTGCGGCTGCCCCGAGTACGCCGCCCTCTCCCGCCGCGGACTGCTGCGCGGCACGCTGCTGGCAGGTGGCGTCGCGGGCGCGTCGGCGAGTGCGATGTTCGGCTCGGCCTTCATGGAGACCTCTTACGCCGCCACCCGGTCCGCGCCGCGCGTGCTGGTGGTGCTGTCGATGCGGGGAGCCGTGGACGGCATGAGCCTGGTGGTGCCGCACGGCGACCCGGTCTATGCCAAGGCGCGCCCACGGATCGCGATCCCCGGCGAGTCACTGCTGGCGGCCAACGGGTTCTTCGGGCTGCACCCGGAGATGGCGCCGCTGCTGCCGCTGTGGCAGTCGGGCAAGGTCGCCGCCGTTCACGCGACCGGGCTTCCGGTGCCCAACCGCTCCCACTTCGCCGCCATGGAGGAGGTCGAGGACGCCGACCCCGGCACCACCCGTCGCGTCGGCTGGCTCAACCGGCTCGTCGGGCGCGACTCCTACGAGCACCCCCTGCAGGCGATCCAGCTGGGCGCGGCCGCACCACCGACCTCCCTCATCGGCCCGAGCCATGTCGCGGCGGTGCAGCAGATCAAGGACATGAAGCTCTCCGGGCACGACAAGTGGGACACCAAGAACCGGCGTCCCCGCTCGATGAACACGATGTGGCGCCGCACCGGCGGCCCGCTCGGTGCGGGAGCACGACGGGCGCTGCGGGCCGTGGACGACTTCGCGCCCGTCCGCAACGGGGCGGCCACCCCGCGCAACGGGGCGTCGTACCCGGGCAACTCGAGCCTGGGCGACGCGCTGGCCGCGGCGGCCCGCACCATCCGGGGCGACGTGGGCGCCGAGGTCATCACCATCGACCACGGGTCGTGGGACCACCACGACAACCTCGGCACCCTGGCCTGGGGACAGATGCAGTCGATGACGCGGGAGTTCTCCCAGGCGCTCGCGGCGTTCTTCACCGACCTGGGCGGACTCGCCTCGAAGGTGACCGTGGTGACGCTCTCGGAGTTCGGCCGCCGCACCCGGGAGAACGCCAACTACGGGCTGGACCACGGCCACGGCAACGTGATGCTGCTGCTGGGGGCCGGCGTCAAGGGCGGGTACTACGGCACCTGGCCGGGACTGACCAACACCGCCGACGCCGACCTGTTGGTCACCACCGACTACCGCAGCGTGCTCGCCGAGGTGATCACGCAGCGCCTCGGGGCCTCGCCGGCCGCGGTCTTCCCCCGCTTCAGCCCCACCCCGGTCGGTGCGGTCCTCTCCCGCTGA
- a CDS encoding AI-2E family transporter, giving the protein MTEPDPQDRTQRPETHEAAEESRPPDHVTGADTATDPADADSDDRAGGADDAGGAADDPRAAGSGEASTPAATDRVDRSVVVHDWLRMAATAALRLILIGITVTAVLWLIGQFWVGVLPIILALIVTTVLWPPVAWLRRHRVPSSLAAFIGLIVPFAIVGGLFASLAPSVVRQSADLFDQASQGLLELQRWAQGPPVNLRNEQVAELTDSVVGWAQSSSSQIASGVFTGVGAATSALVALVLVLVLTFFFLKDGPQFLPWIRRVAGRNAGRHLTEAGTRGWVTLSGFIRAQAMVSAFDAVLIGIGLVVLQVPLAFVLALLTFFGGFVPIVGAFAVGALAVLVALVGNGWGTALAVLVIIVVVQQVESNVLQPFLQGRTMQLHAGIILIAVASGGTLFGIMGAFLAVPVAAVAASVLRYGSEQIDLRTGELAPEDVTPLTPEGAEVNAQAARRSAVYRLKDHAVD; this is encoded by the coding sequence ATGACCGAACCGGATCCGCAGGACCGCACGCAGCGGCCCGAGACGCACGAGGCCGCCGAGGAGTCGCGGCCGCCGGACCACGTGACCGGCGCGGACACGGCAACGGACCCGGCGGATGCCGACAGTGACGACCGGGCCGGCGGTGCCGACGATGCCGGTGGTGCCGCCGACGACCCGCGCGCAGCCGGGTCCGGCGAGGCGTCGACGCCGGCCGCGACCGACCGCGTGGACCGCAGCGTCGTCGTCCACGACTGGCTGCGGATGGCCGCGACCGCCGCGTTGCGGCTCATCCTCATCGGGATCACCGTCACCGCCGTGCTGTGGCTGATCGGCCAGTTCTGGGTCGGCGTGCTCCCGATCATCCTGGCACTGATCGTCACCACCGTGCTGTGGCCGCCGGTCGCGTGGCTGCGCCGCCATCGCGTGCCGTCCTCGCTCGCGGCGTTCATCGGCCTGATCGTGCCGTTCGCGATCGTCGGTGGGCTGTTCGCCTCGCTGGCCCCGTCGGTGGTGCGCCAGTCCGCCGACCTGTTCGACCAGGCCTCGCAGGGCCTGCTCGAGCTGCAGCGGTGGGCGCAGGGGCCGCCGGTCAACCTGCGCAACGAGCAGGTCGCCGAGCTGACCGACTCCGTCGTGGGGTGGGCGCAGAGCAGCTCCTCCCAGATCGCCTCCGGCGTCTTCACCGGCGTGGGCGCCGCGACGTCGGCGCTCGTCGCGCTGGTGCTGGTGCTGGTGCTGACGTTCTTCTTCCTCAAGGACGGGCCGCAGTTCCTGCCGTGGATCCGCCGCGTCGCGGGCCGCAACGCGGGCCGCCACCTGACCGAGGCCGGCACCCGCGGGTGGGTGACACTGAGCGGGTTCATCCGCGCCCAGGCGATGGTGAGCGCGTTCGACGCCGTGCTCATCGGCATCGGACTGGTGGTGCTGCAGGTGCCGTTGGCGTTCGTGCTGGCGCTGCTGACGTTCTTCGGCGGCTTCGTCCCGATCGTCGGCGCCTTCGCCGTGGGTGCGCTGGCGGTGCTCGTGGCGCTGGTCGGCAACGGCTGGGGCACGGCGTTGGCCGTCCTGGTGATCATCGTGGTGGTGCAGCAGGTGGAGAGCAACGTGCTGCAGCCCTTCCTGCAGGGTCGCACCATGCAGCTGCACGCCGGGATCATCCTGATCGCGGTCGCCTCGGGCGGCACCCTGTTCGGCATCATGGGCGCCTTCCTGGCCGTGCCCGTCGCGGCGGTCGCCGCCTCGGTGCTGCGCTACGGCAGCGAGCAGATCGACCTGCGCACCGGCGAGCTCGCGCCGGAGGACGTGACGCCGCTGACGCCGGAGGGTGCCGAGGTCAACGCGCAGGCCGCCCGCCGCTCGGCGGTCTACCGCCTCAAGGACCACGCGGTCGACTGA
- a CDS encoding cryptochrome/photolyase family protein has translation MTTLRWLFGDQLGPHFVDDHDGPLLLVESRDVLARRRFHRAKAHLVLSAMRHRAREFGDRMTYVQADTYAEAVRSVTDGPVEVVHPTSYAAHRLVRRLGDELDLTVLPPRGFATPREDFERWAEGRGGKRLLMEDFYRRARVAHDVMMAGDEPAGGRWNFDHDNREPPPRGADTLGVPAPWWPEEDEVDEEVRADLDRWESEGLVSFIGEDGPRRFAATRREALAALDHFAQQRLPHFGAHEDAVLEGDPWMAHSLVSVPLNLGLLDPLDVVRRAERAWQDGEAPIAAVEGFCRQVLGWRDYVWHLYWHFGDSYRRRNELGATERMPKWFAELDGAATDARCLSHTLDQVAEHGWVHHIPRLMVLGSYAMQRGWSPRQVTDWFHRAFVDGYDWVMVPNVVGMSQHADGGAMATKPYTSGGAYLARMTDHCGSCRFDPKVRVGEDACPFTAGYWWFLDRHRDRFAGSPRMSRAVNGLGRLSDLDALVAQEDERGNRAP, from the coding sequence ATGACGACGCTGCGGTGGCTCTTCGGTGACCAGCTCGGGCCGCACTTCGTCGACGACCACGACGGCCCGCTGCTGCTGGTGGAGTCGCGCGACGTACTGGCCCGGCGGCGGTTCCACCGCGCCAAGGCCCACCTGGTGCTCAGCGCCATGCGCCACCGCGCCCGCGAGTTCGGCGACCGGATGACCTACGTGCAGGCCGACACCTACGCCGAGGCCGTGCGCTCGGTCACCGACGGTCCCGTGGAGGTCGTCCACCCCACCTCCTACGCCGCGCACCGGCTGGTCCGCCGCCTCGGCGACGAGCTCGACCTGACGGTGCTGCCGCCGCGCGGGTTCGCGACGCCGCGCGAGGACTTCGAGCGGTGGGCCGAGGGGCGTGGCGGCAAACGGCTGCTGATGGAGGACTTCTACCGCCGCGCCCGCGTCGCGCACGACGTGATGATGGCCGGCGACGAACCGGCCGGCGGCCGGTGGAACTTCGACCACGACAACCGCGAGCCGCCGCCCAGGGGCGCCGACACCCTCGGCGTGCCCGCGCCCTGGTGGCCGGAGGAGGACGAGGTCGACGAGGAGGTGCGGGCGGACCTCGACCGGTGGGAGTCGGAGGGCCTGGTCTCCTTCATCGGCGAGGACGGGCCGCGGCGGTTCGCCGCCACGCGCCGCGAGGCACTCGCCGCGCTCGACCACTTCGCCCAGCAGCGGCTGCCGCACTTCGGCGCCCACGAGGACGCCGTCCTCGAGGGGGATCCGTGGATGGCGCACTCGCTGGTCTCGGTCCCGCTCAACCTCGGGCTGCTCGACCCGCTGGACGTCGTACGCCGTGCCGAGCGTGCGTGGCAGGACGGCGAGGCCCCGATCGCCGCGGTCGAGGGGTTCTGCCGGCAGGTGCTGGGGTGGCGGGACTACGTGTGGCACCTCTACTGGCACTTCGGTGACTCCTACCGGCGGCGCAACGAGCTGGGCGCGACCGAGCGGATGCCGAAGTGGTTCGCCGAGCTCGACGGTGCCGCCACCGACGCCCGCTGCCTCTCCCACACCCTGGACCAGGTGGCCGAGCACGGTTGGGTGCACCACATCCCGCGCCTGATGGTGCTCGGGTCGTACGCGATGCAGCGCGGCTGGTCGCCGCGCCAGGTCACCGACTGGTTCCACCGAGCGTTCGTCGACGGCTATGACTGGGTGATGGTGCCCAACGTGGTCGGCATGTCGCAGCACGCCGACGGCGGGGCGATGGCGACCAAGCCCTACACCTCGGGCGGTGCCTACCTGGCGCGGATGACCGACCACTGCGGGTCGTGCCGGTTCGACCCGAAGGTGCGGGTGGGCGAGGACGCGTGTCCCTTCACGGCCGGTTACTGGTGGTTCCTGGACCGTCACCGCGACCGCTTCGCCGGCAGCCCCCGGATGAGCCGCGCGGTCAACGGCCTGGGTCGGCTGTCGGACCTCGACGCGCTCGTCGCGCAGGAGGACGAGCGCGGCAACCGGGCACCCTGA